The Dehalobacter sp. genomic sequence GGCCAGAGAGGACCTTAAACTAACCTTGTCTCGCCTGATTAAGCTTCATTACAGGCGTTAAGCAAAAAGACGGAGTGTGGCTATGCTCGAGCGGGAAAAAGAATTAGCGGAACTGAATAATAAGCTGAGTGATTTAAGGAAGCTTGCTGAAGATAAGCAAGCCGACTTTTCATCAGAGATTGAGGGATTAGAAGAGAAGCTTACCAGGATGAAAGAGGAAGCATTCTCAAATTTGACGGCGATGGATAAGCTGACCCTGTCCCGAATGGTGGAAAGACCCACCACGCTCGATTATATCGAGAGGATTTTCCACTCCTTTATTGAGCTGCATGGAGACCGGATGTACCGGGATGACCCCTGCATTGTCGGTGGCGTCGCCAGACTGGGCGATCTGCCGGTAACGGTCATTGGCCAGCAAAAAGGCAGAAATACCAAAGAAAATGTCAAAAGAAATTTCGGGATGACAAATCCCGAAGGTTACCGTAAAGCGTTAAGGCTCATGAAGCAGGCGGAAAAATTTCACCGGCCAGTGATTTGCTTTATTGATACACCAGGCGCTGATCCTGGTATCGGGGCGGAGGAACGGGGCCAGGGAGAAGCGATTGCACGCAACCTGATGGAAATGGTCAGTCTGCGGACGCCTGTTATTTCCATTGTTCTGGGAGAAGGAGGCAGCGGCGGGGCGTTGGCCTTGTCGATCGCAGACGAGATCTGGATGCTGGAGCATTCGATCTATTCCATACTGTCTCCTGAAGGTTTTGCCAGTATCCTTTGGAAGGATTCCTCCAGAGCAAAAGAGGCAGCCCGGATCATGAAGATTACTGCTCAGGATTTGCAGCAAATGGGCCTGATCGACATGGTTCTGCCGGAGCCTTTGGGCGGTGCCCATCATGATCCTGAGGCGATGGCTGTCGTGATCAAGGAACATTTGTTAAAGGTCCCGTTCAGAACCATGCTGGAACAACTCGACGATGTTCTTGAAAGGCGTTATCAGAAATACCGCAGGATAGGGGCTTATACCGAGTCATGAACGAATCTCTCAGCCCTGAAAAAATAACACAATATCTCCGGACAACTTTTCTGGGAAGAAAGATCCTCTGTTTTGACGTGCTGGACTCCACCAACTGTGAAGCAGCCCGCAGAGCTTTGGCTGAAGAAGAAGGAACTGTGATCATCAGTGAACAGCAGACGACCGGCCGGGGACGTTTTGGCCGAAAGTGGCAGTCACCGGGAGGCAAGGGGATCTGGATGTCAATCATTTTGAAACCTCAACTCCCGCCGGATGTGATACCCCAGCTGACGCTGGCCGGCGCAGCGGCAGTATGCCTGGCAGTGGACGAAGCAGCTATTTCTTTCCCTGGAAGAGGAATCACCATCAAATGGCCAAATGATCTATTCCTGAACGGAAAGAAGGCCGGAGGGATTCTGACGGAAATGTCGGTCAGCAGCAGGCGGACCCCGGTAGTGGTGATCGGCATCGGTCTGAATGTGAACCTCGCTGAAACGGATTTTCCTGATGAACTGAAATCCACAGCGACTTCTTTACGTCTCGAGACGGGCGGGGAACACGACAGGACCAGGCTGACAGCCGGGATCCTAAATGGATTTGAACCGCTTTACCTGGAATACCTCAGAACGGTTGATTTGGGCAGGATCTTAACCATCTGCCGGGAGCGTTCCGAAGTCATAGGCAGAAAAGTGGTCCTCGAAAACAGGGAGGGGCCGGTGCAGACCGCTGAGGTAATCGACCTCGGGCCCAAAGGGGAACTGGTCGTAAGGCTGGCGCAGACCGGGGAGATCAAAGCGATCATCTCGGGAGAAATTTCTGTGGCCCTACACGATTAAACGAGAAGTACGTTCGCGGTTCCCAAAATGAATACAGTATTTACATGGAAAATGGCATTGAAAACGAAGCGTCCTAATGATATAGTACTGAGAATATAGTTTATTACATGAAAGAACAGAACGGAGGAATGATGATGATTCAAAATTTGCATACGCTCGAAGTTTACCGTCAAAAACGTTTGTCCTATTTCCAATGGCGCACGCAGTCAACGATGTTTGCCAAAATTGCTCTGGCAGTAAGTCTGGCCTGCCTGACTGGCCTGCTTGCTCAGGTGAAAATCTACCTGCCATTTACTCCCGTGCCTTTGGTGGCTTCCCAGATTGGGGTGATCCTGGCTGCTGTGCTGCTGGGTAGAAAATGGGGCGGTATCAGTATGGCAATCTATGCTGTCGGCGGTTTGGCAGGAATTCCGTGGTTTGCGGGTTTCAAAGGCGGAGCGGCGGCGCTTGCTGGGCCGACAATTGGTTATGTGTTTGGGTTTATCCTTGCAGCGCTGTTTATCGGCGGTATGATTGATTCCAGGACCCAAAACCGTAAAGCTTTGCCGCTGACCGGCATTATCCTTTTTGCCCAGCTTGTCCTTGTCTATGTTCCGGGGTTAATATCCCTGGCCATATGGCTTTGGTCGACCGGACAGACAGTCACCCTGGCCGGAGTCCTCTTTATGGGTTATATACCCTTTATTGTCGGAGATATTCTGAAGTCACTCGTCGGATCAGCAGCTGCTAAAGCTATTGTCCCGATGGAAAAATACTAGCACAGCATCGATTTGGGTTAAGATTGGACTAAAGCAGCACTTCAAGAGTAATAAGTACCAGAATAATGACAACAAAGAATGCTGCACGCTGACCATATTTAAATGTATAGGCGTACATGCCGGATCCCCCCCGCAGGCTGATTTGTAAGATATTTGATTTATTTTATTCTATGAAGTCCGGGGAGGCAAGGTGATAAAGAAATAAACCTATGGACATATGAACATATGCGCATAGGTTTATTTTTACGGTTCTAACCCTTTTATTTCAGTTGGATTGGAATTCGAATTTTTTCCTGCTTCTGGCATTAGTTTTTGCACAGTGTCCCTGCAGAACCGGATCCGTTCCAGATCTGCATCCTTCAGAAGGGGATACAGTCCCGGATTGTCCAGAGCAGCTTTGGCTGGTATAACCTCATAAATCAATTGATTATTCAGGCGTTTTTTATTCACCCAAGTAGGAACGGCGTCCGCCTGGAGAACATGATGGGTGTGATCTGGATATACCCTGATCGTCACATTGGCGATGATTCCCTGTTCGGTATAAATGTTATCGACGGTTTCCTGACGCTGATCTGAGATAAAATTTCCCTGAGAATAAAAAACCGGAACAGTTCCATTGTTGTCTGTGGCCAAAAGTTCGAAGGGCTGGAGCACATGCGGATGGCCCCCAAAAATCACATCTGCGCCGCAGTCAGCCAGTACGGAGGCTAAGTCCTGCTGAAAGGTACTAGGCAGTCGCTGATATTCATCTCCCCAGTGCATACACAAAATGACAATTTCCGCTCCGGCCTGTCTTGCTTCAGTGATTCTCGCCTTAATGGTTTGCGCAGAACTGTCAAAATCCTGCGGGTCAAAGGTATCCATCAGTCCGGTCATGTTGACGGGAAGGATAAGACCATTGATGCTCAGGCTGCCGTCATATTGCGGATAGCCGTAGCCAAAATTGACAAACGCCACTTTAACACCTTTAATGTCCTTGATGACATAGGTGGTTTCCTTCTCGGTAGCTTTGACACCGATAATATCCAGTCCCTTGTTTTTGACAACATCGATCGTCCGGTAGAATCCGGTGACATCCTGATCTAAACGGTGGTTGTTGGCTGCGGTAACGATGTCAACGCCTGATTCCTTCAGAGCATCAACGATCGAATCAGGGGTATTGAATTTGGGATAACCGGAATAGCCCTGCTCAGGCCCGGCCAGTGAGGTCTCCAGGTTGGCCACGGTAATATCGGCATTTTCAAGATAGGATTTAACATACTGAAACTGACTGCTGAAATCATATAAACCTGTTGAAGAATCGTAAGCGGCCATATAGACCGTGTTATGAATCAGGATGTCGCCGACGGAAGTGATAGAGATATCCACATAGGAAGGCACCGGCTCCGATTCCGGAAGCGGCGAAGGATTCGGAGGATTTTGAAAAGAAATCTGGTTGGTATATTGGTAGGCGATCATACCGCCCGCAATGAATACGGTAGCAACTGTGCAGAGGAGGATATTCAGGAGTCTTTTTTTCATAAGCATGACCTCAAATGATAATTTTATAATAATTTTTTGATCATAGAATTTTTGATTTATAGTCTGGCTTTGTTAGACTTGTCTGCGAATAGGATGGTTGCTCTTAGTCATTATAATACATTTACTTCAAAGCGAAAACGAATTATAATGACAGGAAGAATAAATGGTGAATGTTATCGCTGAAGGCTTGGTGCCAGCCGAGCTTTCTTTATGATCCAGAGGAGGTAGGGAAATGGAACAAACAGAGTTCATACAATTCGAACAATTTGAAACAAAAATGTTTAAAGAACTGACGCAGAAAGCGATAGACAGTAGTAAAATCAATCCTGAGCTATATAGTAAATATCAAGTAATGAGGGGCTTGCGAGATATTGAAGGCAAGGGTGTTCTCGTCGGTCTGACCGAGATTGGTGAAGTGCACTCCTATATCATAGACGAAGGAGAAAAGATTCCCGTTCCGGGAAGATTAACCTATAGAGGTATCGATATTAATGACATCGTCGACGGCTTTATTAAAGACGAAAGATACGGCTTTGAAGAAACGAGCTATTTGCTTCTGTTCGGGCATCTTCCGAACGCCAAGGAGCTGAAGGATTTTGAACAGATGCTGTCGGCATATCAAAAACTGCCCGAGGACTTTGTCCGGGGTACTATCCTAAAAAGCCCGGGCAAGGATATCATGAATATGCTGGCCAGGAGCATCCTGAGCCTATATTCCTATGATGACAACCCCGATGACAATTCCATCGAAAATGTCCTGAAACAATGCATGAAACTGATTGCCTGGATGCCTTTGCTGGCCGTGTATGGCTATCACTCCTGTGCGCATTATCATGGAAACAAGAGCCTGTTTCTGCACAGTCCGCTGCCTCATCTCAGCACAGCGGAAAATATTCTTCACATGCTACGGCCGGACAGCAAATACACCAAGCTTGAGGCCGCCCTGCTGGATATTTCCCTGGTCCTGCATGCCGAACACGGCGGTGGGAATAATTCGACCTTTGTTACGCATGTCATTACCTCGACCGGTTCGGACACTTATTCGGTCATGGCTGCTGCTATTGGTGCCTTAAAAGGTCCCAAGCATGGAGGCGCCAATATTAAAACCTACAATATGCTTGAAGACATTAAACAAAATGTCACAGACTGGCAGGATGAGGATGAAATCAAGGCTTATTTAATGAAGATTATGAATAAACAGGCTTTTGACAGGTCTGGTCTTATTTACGGGATCGGCCATGCAGTCTACTCGATTTCTGATCCGAGGGAAGTCCTGCTTAAAGAATATGCCGGGAAGCTCGCTCAGGAGAAAGATCTGGCCGAAGAGTTTGATTTATTCTGTAGAGTGGAAAGACTTGCTCCGGATATTGTCCTGGGCCATAACAAGTCAGGCAAAGTCATCAGTGCCAATGTGGACTTTTATTCCGGTTTTGTATATAAAATGCTGGGACTTCCGCTGGAACTGTTTACCCCGATCTTTGCGATCTCCAGAATGTCAGGATGGAGTGCCCACCGGATCGAAGAGATCGTGAATAATGGGAAAATCGTCAGACCGGCCTATAAGAGCGTTGTTCCAAGACGGGAATATATTCCGCTTTCCGGCAGGAATTAGATAGAGATCTTAAAGAAATACGCAGATGAAAAAAAAAGGCGCTGTTGCAAAACGAACATATCGTTCGTGGGCAACAGCCTATTTTTATTGCGGAAAATACAGGCTAATCTTTAAAAATAAACGATTACATAAGACCAGAGACTGGGCTATGCAATGTACATCCAGCGACAAGCGGAGCACGGATTGCGCAGCGCAGCAGTTTGCGCCATGGAGGGCGCAACTGCCGAAAGCGGTTGTACATTGCGTAGCCCTACCTTCTTTGGTTTCTTTGTCTTTTAATATTAAAAAAGGCGGTGTCGCCAACTACTTTAGTAGTTTTGCAGCACCGCCTTGCTTTTTGCTTAGAAATATTAACTTTGATGCGCTCTCTGATATTCTTTGACTTGAAGGCTTTCATACAGCAGCTGATCAG encodes the following:
- a CDS encoding acetyl-CoA carboxylase carboxyltransferase subunit alpha, which gives rise to MLEREKELAELNNKLSDLRKLAEDKQADFSSEIEGLEEKLTRMKEEAFSNLTAMDKLTLSRMVERPTTLDYIERIFHSFIELHGDRMYRDDPCIVGGVARLGDLPVTVIGQQKGRNTKENVKRNFGMTNPEGYRKALRLMKQAEKFHRPVICFIDTPGADPGIGAEERGQGEAIARNLMEMVSLRTPVISIVLGEGGSGGALALSIADEIWMLEHSIYSILSPEGFASILWKDSSRAKEAARIMKITAQDLQQMGLIDMVLPEPLGGAHHDPEAMAVVIKEHLLKVPFRTMLEQLDDVLERRYQKYRRIGAYTES
- a CDS encoding biotin--[acetyl-CoA-carboxylase] ligase, which codes for MNESLSPEKITQYLRTTFLGRKILCFDVLDSTNCEAARRALAEEEGTVIISEQQTTGRGRFGRKWQSPGGKGIWMSIILKPQLPPDVIPQLTLAGAAAVCLAVDEAAISFPGRGITIKWPNDLFLNGKKAGGILTEMSVSSRRTPVVVIGIGLNVNLAETDFPDELKSTATSLRLETGGEHDRTRLTAGILNGFEPLYLEYLRTVDLGRILTICRERSEVIGRKVVLENREGPVQTAEVIDLGPKGELVVRLAQTGEIKAIISGEISVALHD
- a CDS encoding biotin transporter BioY, with translation MIQNLHTLEVYRQKRLSYFQWRTQSTMFAKIALAVSLACLTGLLAQVKIYLPFTPVPLVASQIGVILAAVLLGRKWGGISMAIYAVGGLAGIPWFAGFKGGAAALAGPTIGYVFGFILAALFIGGMIDSRTQNRKALPLTGIILFAQLVLVYVPGLISLAIWLWSTGQTVTLAGVLFMGYIPFIVGDILKSLVGSAAAKAIVPMEKY
- a CDS encoding CapA family protein: MKKRLLNILLCTVATVFIAGGMIAYQYTNQISFQNPPNPSPLPESEPVPSYVDISITSVGDILIHNTVYMAAYDSSTGLYDFSSQFQYVKSYLENADITVANLETSLAGPEQGYSGYPKFNTPDSIVDALKESGVDIVTAANNHRLDQDVTGFYRTIDVVKNKGLDIIGVKATEKETTYVIKDIKGVKVAFVNFGYGYPQYDGSLSINGLILPVNMTGLMDTFDPQDFDSSAQTIKARITEARQAGAEIVILCMHWGDEYQRLPSTFQQDLASVLADCGADVIFGGHPHVLQPFELLATDNNGTVPVFYSQGNFISDQRQETVDNIYTEQGIIANVTIRVYPDHTHHVLQADAVPTWVNKKRLNNQLIYEVIPAKAALDNPGLYPLLKDADLERIRFCRDTVQKLMPEAGKNSNSNPTEIKGLEP
- a CDS encoding citrate/2-methylcitrate synthase, whose amino-acid sequence is MEQTEFIQFEQFETKMFKELTQKAIDSSKINPELYSKYQVMRGLRDIEGKGVLVGLTEIGEVHSYIIDEGEKIPVPGRLTYRGIDINDIVDGFIKDERYGFEETSYLLLFGHLPNAKELKDFEQMLSAYQKLPEDFVRGTILKSPGKDIMNMLARSILSLYSYDDNPDDNSIENVLKQCMKLIAWMPLLAVYGYHSCAHYHGNKSLFLHSPLPHLSTAENILHMLRPDSKYTKLEAALLDISLVLHAEHGGGNNSTFVTHVITSTGSDTYSVMAAAIGALKGPKHGGANIKTYNMLEDIKQNVTDWQDEDEIKAYLMKIMNKQAFDRSGLIYGIGHAVYSISDPREVLLKEYAGKLAQEKDLAEEFDLFCRVERLAPDIVLGHNKSGKVISANVDFYSGFVYKMLGLPLELFTPIFAISRMSGWSAHRIEEIVNNGKIVRPAYKSVVPRREYIPLSGRN